The DNA segment TTCAATATAAGACATATGGCAAAACACATAATGGTTGCCACGTTGCCAACAGCTGGCATCCATGCACCCTCTGCAGCCATCCGTTTGATTGTAAACGCGGGTACCGTAGACGCCCGACGTTGCTGCATGAACCTCATTTTAGGGAACGAAGAACCGGAATCGCTGCTTTGACCAGATTGACTATGTCTAATACCACCGCCACCCTTCTCGTTGAATTTTTCCCTCATGAGTGATGCCAGCTCATACTTAATCTCGAGTGCTATAAGCATAAAAATCGCAACATACAACCCCAGTAAAGACGTTCTTGCACCCTCGACCGCCAGCAAGGCAGTTAGTTTACTGTCTTCCTCACCCAAGTCACCGACCCCACTATCGGCTAGAATCGTCTTGACCCGGACCTGACCCTCTAACAAATACATGACCGGAAATAGAGCCACCAGTAAAGCAAACACCCAAGGTAGAACTTTCGTGCTAGAAGCAGACGGTAGGTGGGTAAAGACCACAAACACAGAGGTGCAAACCGTAGTTGTGACGATAAGGATGTGTAAAACGGTTGCTTGTAGGAAATATTCGGCTGATATGTAAACACCAAGAGCGATTCCCATTGCGATTGAAAAAATCATTCTTAATTCAACAATGTATCTGATGGGAATAATGGAGATGACTGCTGCAAGTGAGAGAAGAATTGCTGACATAAGCAGCCATGATGgccattttgaaggattaagattcatgttatatttgtcaaagatatcgaatgcttcctccaggtcccttaggtgatcctcagcttttacggattttaccaccatatcatctatgcaaacctccatagtttgtccaatctgatccttgaacatcatattcaccagcctttgatatgttgcacctgcattccttaatccaaacggcatagcaatataacaatatataccggttggagtcataaaggccgtatcctcttgatcagatcgttccatctgaatttggtgaaatccagatgaagcatccataaaagtcaacaattcatgacccgccgttgtatccaccatggagtcaatgtggggtaatgggaaaggatccttgggacatgccttatttaaatctgtaaaatcgacacataccctccacttttcatttttcttttgaacaacaaccacaatggccaaccatcttggatacttgacctctctaatcatacctgttagggtaggatttttaatgacctgtgatccttacatgatatcctaacagtgatcct comes from the Helianthus annuus cultivar XRQ/B chromosome 4, HanXRQr2.0-SUNRISE, whole genome shotgun sequence genome and includes:
- the LOC110944605 gene encoding uncharacterized protein LOC110944605, with the protein product MNLNPSKWPSWLLMSAILLSLAAVISIIPIRYIVELRMIFSIAMGIALGVYISAEYFLQATVLHILIVTTTVCTSVFVVFTHLPSASSTKVLPWVFALLVALFPVMYLLEGQVRVKTILADSGVGDLGEEDSKLTALLAVEGARTSLLGLYVAIFMLIALEIKYELASLMREKFNEKGGGGIRHSQSGQSSDSGSSFPKMRFMQQRRASTVPAFTIKRMAAEGAWMPAVGNVATIMCFAICLILNVNLTGGSNRAIFLLAPILLLLNQDSDFVAGFGDKQRYFPVTIVISGYLILTSVYSIWEEIWQGNVGWGMQVGGPNWLFAVKNLALLILTFPSHILFNQFVWT